A genomic window from Glycine soja cultivar W05 chromosome 10, ASM419377v2, whole genome shotgun sequence includes:
- the LOC114371888 gene encoding RAN GTPase-activating protein 2-like: MELNSQPRPFSIKLWPPSQNTRQTLVERMTNNLTTKSIFTQKYGTLDQEKAEENAKRIEDVAFATANLHYEKEPDGDGGSAVQLYAKECSKLLLDVLKRGPSKKDDEEVVASVNTTAPHESVFDISKGQRAFIEADEAQQLLSPLKEPGNSFTKICFSNRSFGLGAAQVAEPILTAIKDQLKEVDLSDFIAGRSEVEALDVMKIFSTALEGSVLRSLNLSDNALGEKGVRAFGALLKSQKCLEELYLMNDGISKEAARAVCELIPFTEKLKVLHFHNNMTGDEGALAIAEVVKRSPLLEDFRCSSTRIGAEGGVALSDALGSCAHLKKLDLRDNMLGVDGGVSLSKALSKHAELREVYLSYLNLEDDGAIAIVDALKESAPHLEVLEMSGNDSTADAAPAIAACLEAKQFLSKLNLSENELKDEGAKLITKAIEGHVQLKEIDLSTNQIRKDGAQQLAVTVVQKADFKLLNINGNFISDEGIDELKDIFKKSPDMLGPLDENDPDGVDDDEESDEEGGADELESKMKNLVVDD; this comes from the coding sequence ATGGAGCTGAATTCACAGCCGAGACCATTTTCAATCAAATTATGGCCTCCTAGTCAGAACACTAGGCAGACCCTTGTGGAGAGGATGACCAACAATCTGACTACTAAATCGATTTTCACACAGAAGTATGGAACTTTGGACCAGGAAAAGGCTGAAGAGAATGCAAAGAGGATTGAGGATGTGGCTTTTGCTACAGCAAATCTACACTATGAGAAAGAGCCAGATGGTGATGGAGGTTCTGCAGTCCAGCTTTATGCCAAAGAATGTAGTAAGCTCCTCCTAGATGTTCTTAAAAGAGGACCTAGTAAAAAGGATGATGAAGAAGTGGTGGCATCTGTTAATACTACTGCACCTCATGAATCTGTTTTTGATATATCGAAAGGCCAAAGGGCCTTCATTGAAGCAGATGAGGCGCAGCAACTTTTAAGTCCATTAAAGGAGCCTGGAAATTCTTTCACCAAAATATGCTTTAGCAACAGGAGCTTTGGGTTAGGAGCAGCGCAAGTTGCCGAGCCCATTCTCACTGCCATCAAGGACCAGTTGAAGGAAGTAGATCTATCAGATTTTATTGCGGGAAGATCAGAAGTAGAAGCTCTTGATGTCATGAAGATATTCTCAACTGCCCTAGAAGGAAGCGTCTTGAGGTCTTTAAACCTTTCCGACAATGCATTAGGTGAAAAAGGTGTTAGAGCATTTGGAGCACTTTTGAAATCGCAGAAATGCTTGGAGGAGCTTTATCTGATGAATGATGGAATCTCAAAGGAAGCTGCTCGAGCAGTTTGCGAGTTGATTCCTTTCACAGAGAAACTCAAAgttcttcattttcataataatatgaCTGGAGATGAAGGGGCACTAGCTATAGCCGAGGTTGTGAAGCGTTCTCCTTTGTTGGAAGATTTTCGCTGTTCCTCCACAAGGATAGGCGCTGAAGGTGGAGTTGCCTTGTCTGATGCTTTAGGGAGTTGTGCCCATCTGAAGAAGCTTGATTTGCGAGACAACATGTTAGGTGTGGACGGTGGGGTTTCTCTGAGTAAAGCTCTTAGCAAGCATGCAGAACTTAGAGAGGTATACCTGAGCTACCTGAACTTGGAAGACGATGGTGCAATTGCTATTGTTGATGCTCTTAAGGAATCAGCTCCTCACCTTGAAGTTTTGGAGATGAGCGGAAATGACAGTACAGCTGATGCTGCTCCTGCAATAGCAGCCTGCCTAGAAGCGAAGCAGtttctttccaagttgaacctctcTGAGAATGAACTCAAGGATGAAGGTGCCAAGCTGATAACTAAGGCCATAGAAGGCCATGTCCAATTAAAGGAAATTGATCTAAGTACCAACCAAATACGCAAGGATGGGGCTCAACAACTGGCTGTGACTGTGGTGCAAAAGGCTGATTTCAAACTTCTGAACATTAATGGGAACTTCATTTCTGATGAAGGCATTGATGAGTTGAaggatatatttaaaaaatctcCAGACATGCTTGGTCCATTAGACGAAAATGACCCTGATGGAGTAGACGATGATgaagaatctgatgaagaaggTGGTGCAGATGAACTCGAATCCAAAATGAAGAACCTTGTAGTTGATGATTGA